From the Skermanella rosea genome, one window contains:
- a CDS encoding MaoC family dehydratase yields the protein MNRIGGMPALIGRIGMELGTSDWVEIGQERIGTFADATGDHQWIHVDPGRAARESPFGTTIAHGYLTLSLLPMLGAQAFAVDGIGTRLNYGLNRVRFPAPVPSGGRIRAVFRLKSVESQGEGRFLVAIEATVELEGGSRPVCVAEMLVLYLV from the coding sequence ATGAACCGCATCGGCGGGATGCCGGCGCTCATCGGGCGCATCGGCATGGAGCTGGGGACCAGCGACTGGGTCGAGATCGGGCAGGAGCGCATCGGGACCTTCGCCGACGCGACCGGCGACCACCAGTGGATCCACGTGGACCCCGGCCGGGCCGCGCGGGAATCGCCGTTCGGGACGACCATCGCCCATGGCTATCTGACGCTGTCCCTGCTGCCGATGCTGGGCGCGCAGGCCTTCGCGGTGGACGGGATCGGCACCCGGCTGAACTACGGGCTGAACCGCGTGCGCTTCCCCGCCCCCGTCCCGTCCGGCGGCCGCATCCGCGCCGTCTTCAGGCTGAAGTCGGTGGAGTCGCAGGGAGAAGGCCGCTTCCTGGTCGCGATCGAGGCGACCGTGGAGCTGGAAGGCGGCAGCCGCCCGGTCTGCGTCGCCGAGATGCTGGTGCTGTATCTGGTCTGA
- a CDS encoding NAD(P)H-dependent flavin oxidoreductase, protein MLNTRVTEFFGTRLPIVASGLQWLATADYAAAASRAGIMGFITAASFPEPAALRDEIRRCRDLAEGGPFGVNVSMLPKLVQGDRTEAVFDLIAEEGVRFVETSGRNPEPYLPRLRAAGMRVVHKVPTVKHARKAQSVGVDMVEVIGAEAGGHPGMELIGTMVQSVLAAREITVPLVIGGGIGTGEQLVAALALGADGVLMGTRFLVAEEVRAHAAYKDRLVEARETDTTLVMQSLRNTLRALRNETTDKIQQMEKERPGDLAALLPLVSGKLGRQAYETGDMSLGALSLGQSVIFADRVEPLAAIVARIEEEAERALERLRGLM, encoded by the coding sequence ATGCTGAACACCCGCGTCACCGAGTTCTTCGGCACCAGGCTTCCCATCGTCGCCAGCGGCCTGCAATGGCTGGCGACCGCGGACTATGCCGCCGCCGCGTCGCGCGCCGGCATCATGGGCTTCATCACCGCCGCCAGCTTCCCCGAACCGGCGGCCCTGCGGGACGAGATCCGGCGCTGTCGCGACCTCGCCGAGGGTGGGCCGTTCGGGGTCAACGTCTCCATGCTGCCCAAGCTGGTGCAGGGCGACCGCACCGAGGCGGTGTTCGACCTGATCGCGGAGGAGGGCGTCCGCTTCGTCGAGACCTCCGGCCGCAACCCGGAGCCCTATCTGCCCCGCCTGCGCGCCGCCGGGATGAGGGTGGTCCATAAGGTCCCGACGGTGAAGCACGCCCGCAAGGCCCAGTCGGTCGGCGTGGACATGGTGGAGGTGATCGGCGCGGAAGCGGGCGGGCACCCCGGCATGGAGCTGATCGGCACCATGGTGCAGTCGGTCCTGGCCGCCCGCGAGATCACCGTGCCGCTCGTGATCGGCGGCGGCATCGGCACGGGCGAACAGCTCGTGGCCGCCCTGGCCCTGGGCGCCGACGGCGTGCTGATGGGCACCCGCTTCCTGGTGGCCGAGGAGGTGCGCGCCCACGCCGCCTACAAGGACCGCCTGGTCGAGGCGCGCGAGACCGACACCACGCTGGTCATGCAGTCGCTGCGCAACACGCTGCGGGCACTCCGCAACGAGACCACGGACAAGATCCAGCAGATGGAGAAGGAACGCCCCGGCGACCTCGCCGCCCTGCTGCCCCTGGTCTCCGGCAAGCTCGGCCGGCAGGCCTACGAGACCGGCGACATGTCCCTGGGCGCCCTGTCCCTCGGTCAGTCCGTCATCTTCGCCGACCGCGTCGAACCCCTGGCCGCGATCGTCGCGCGGATCGAGGAGGAGGCGGAGAGGGCGCTGGAGCGGCTGCGCGGGCTTATGTGA
- a CDS encoding LysR family transcriptional regulator, whose protein sequence is MQINRADLADFSYFLAIAKHRSFRRAGLELGVTASALSHALKGLETRLGVRLLNRTNRSVTLTAAGEELHAAINGPFEAIGAAVETLNRHRTEPSGRIRLNVLEHASSLLLAPVLPAFVDRYPGIGVDVTVSNHLVDVIAEGADAGIRYGGTVPEDMIAQRLSGDIRWVVAGAPAYLERFGVPEHPRDLLAHRCLRIRLGDDSIYRWEFEKDGEEMAIDVPGAITIDDTQFALDLATGGAALAYLPEPCVASRVGRGQLRIVLADWAPVGPGFHIYYSGRRQLPTGLRLLIGLIREMRPLGP, encoded by the coding sequence ATGCAGATCAACCGCGCCGACCTGGCGGATTTCAGCTATTTCCTCGCCATCGCCAAGCACCGCAGCTTCCGCCGCGCGGGCCTTGAACTAGGCGTCACCGCGTCCGCGCTGAGCCACGCGCTGAAAGGGCTCGAGACGCGGCTCGGCGTCCGGCTGCTCAACCGCACCAACCGGAGCGTGACGCTCACCGCCGCCGGCGAGGAGCTGCACGCCGCGATCAACGGCCCGTTCGAGGCTATCGGGGCGGCGGTCGAGACGCTGAACCGCCACCGGACGGAACCCTCGGGGCGCATCCGGCTGAACGTGCTGGAGCACGCGAGCTCGCTCCTGCTCGCACCGGTCCTCCCGGCCTTCGTCGACCGCTACCCCGGCATCGGGGTGGACGTGACGGTCTCCAACCATCTGGTGGACGTGATCGCCGAAGGAGCCGACGCGGGGATCCGCTACGGCGGAACGGTTCCCGAGGACATGATCGCCCAGCGGCTGTCCGGCGACATACGGTGGGTGGTGGCGGGGGCGCCCGCATACCTGGAGAGGTTCGGCGTGCCGGAGCACCCGCGCGACCTGCTCGCGCACCGCTGCCTTCGGATACGGCTGGGCGACGACAGCATCTACCGCTGGGAGTTCGAGAAGGATGGCGAGGAGATGGCGATCGACGTGCCCGGCGCGATCACCATCGACGATACCCAGTTCGCGCTGGATCTCGCGACCGGAGGCGCCGCGCTCGCCTATCTCCCGGAACCTTGCGTCGCCTCGCGGGTCGGGCGCGGCCAACTGCGCATCGTGCTCGCCGACTGGGCGCCCGTCGGACCGGGCTTCCACATCTACTATTCCGGACGCCGGCAACTGCCGACCGGCCTGCGCCTCCTGATCGGCCTCATCCGCGAGATGCGCCCGCTCGGCCCGTGA
- a CDS encoding SDR family NAD(P)-dependent oxidoreductase, producing MRFTDRVALVTGAGSGIGRATALRLASEGAAVALVDRDEEGLRGTAGALPDGARSGIFAVDVADEAAVEACVADVLARHGRIDVLCNNAGILGGSTAIATEQDLGDWQRVMAVNLFGAVNFTKYASRPMQAAGRGAIVNTASVAGIRSGAGGNAYSASKAGLINFTQTSACDLGQWNIRVNAVCPGLIETGMTQGIFDHARAVGKGDRLGARCELRRYGRPEEVAAVIAFLASDDASYVTGQALPVDGGNTASLNLPGMKM from the coding sequence ATGCGGTTCACGGATCGGGTCGCCCTGGTGACCGGGGCGGGCAGCGGCATCGGGCGCGCGACGGCGCTGCGCCTCGCGTCCGAGGGGGCGGCGGTCGCCCTGGTCGACCGCGACGAGGAAGGGTTGCGCGGAACCGCGGGTGCGCTGCCGGACGGCGCGCGGTCCGGCATCTTCGCGGTGGACGTCGCCGACGAGGCGGCGGTGGAGGCCTGCGTCGCCGACGTCCTGGCGCGGCACGGCCGCATCGACGTGCTGTGCAACAATGCCGGCATCCTGGGCGGCAGCACGGCCATCGCGACCGAGCAGGACCTGGGCGACTGGCAGCGCGTCATGGCGGTCAACCTGTTCGGCGCGGTCAATTTCACCAAATACGCCTCGCGTCCCATGCAGGCGGCCGGCCGGGGCGCCATCGTCAACACCGCGTCGGTGGCGGGAATAAGGTCGGGCGCCGGGGGGAACGCCTACAGCGCCTCCAAGGCGGGGCTGATCAACTTCACCCAGACATCCGCCTGCGACCTGGGCCAATGGAACATCCGGGTCAACGCCGTCTGCCCCGGCCTGATCGAGACCGGCATGACCCAGGGGATCTTCGACCATGCCCGCGCCGTCGGCAAGGGCGACCGGCTCGGCGCCCGCTGCGAGCTGCGCCGCTACGGCAGGCCGGAGGAGGTGGCCGCCGTCATCGCCTTCCTCGCCAGCGACGACGCCAGCTACGTCACCGGCCAGGCGCTTCCGGTGGACGGCGGCAACACCGCGTCGCTCAACCTGCCCGGCATGAAGATGTAG
- a CDS encoding ABC transporter permease, producing MPLLLAMLLAFNLPILLMLGRSVSGLEFSLEHYQRLVEAPVYLRVLANTFKIAAISTLACMVLGYPLAYWMRGLRPGWQLVAVSLVVLPFWVSILVRTYAWIVVLGNDGVVNRTLMGLGLIVDPLPFLYAELGVVIGTTNILLPFLVLPLFAAMLKIDGRLLDAAASLGAPPRTIFLRVFFPLTIPSFGAGAVLVFILTLGFFVTPAILGGGRVPMIANMLETLINRMPRWELAAAISTVLLVVTLLFFALYRRLTEASEGTLR from the coding sequence ATGCCGCTCCTCCTCGCCATGCTGCTGGCGTTCAACCTGCCGATCCTCCTGATGCTCGGGCGCAGCGTGTCGGGACTGGAGTTCAGCCTTGAGCATTACCAGCGGCTGGTCGAGGCGCCGGTCTACCTGCGGGTGCTGGCGAACACCTTCAAGATCGCGGCGATCTCCACCCTCGCCTGCATGGTGCTGGGCTATCCGCTGGCCTACTGGATGCGCGGCCTGCGTCCGGGCTGGCAGCTCGTCGCCGTCTCGCTGGTGGTGCTGCCCTTCTGGGTCAGCATCCTGGTGCGGACATATGCCTGGATCGTCGTGCTGGGGAACGACGGCGTGGTGAACAGGACGCTGATGGGGCTGGGCCTGATCGTAGATCCGCTGCCGTTCCTCTATGCCGAGCTGGGCGTGGTGATCGGGACGACGAACATCCTGCTGCCCTTCCTGGTGCTGCCGCTGTTCGCCGCGATGCTGAAGATCGACGGCCGGCTGCTGGACGCGGCGGCCTCGCTGGGAGCGCCGCCCCGCACGATCTTCCTGCGGGTGTTCTTCCCGCTCACCATCCCGTCCTTCGGGGCGGGGGCGGTGCTGGTCTTCATCCTGACGCTGGGCTTCTTCGTGACCCCGGCCATCCTGGGCGGCGGCCGGGTGCCGATGATCGCCAACATGCTGGAGACGCTGATCAACCGCATGCCCCGGTGGGAGCTGGCGGCCGCGATCTCCACCGTGCTGCTGGTGGTCACGCTGCTGTTCTTCGCGCTCTACCGGCGCCTGACCGAAGCGTCGGAGGGCACCCTGCGATGA
- a CDS encoding MFS transporter codes for MAGNAGSEIVDRISPLPRQGGAAGGWGAVLALTLCVSTLIASEFMPVSILTPIASDLHLTEGAAGQAISVSGLFAVLASLTISSLTAGIDRRAVLLGLTVLMLLSGLLVTFAPGFAVLMAGRALLGIAIGGFWSMSAATVMRLVPRDQVPGALAMLNGGNALATTFAAPLGSFLGQFIGWRGAFSVVIPLAAVTFAWQWLTLPAMPSERSSRGTGALGVLRRPRARSGMAAVALLFMGQFALFTYIRPFLESVTQVSVPVLSLILLAMGGAGLVGTWLIGRIVARSLSATLVLAPLAMAAIALGLVAMGAMPVPTAVLLAAWGLIGTALPVAWWTWLSRTLPEDAEAGGGLMVAVIQLAITLGAAGGGFLFDAAGHRAAFAAAAALLGASALLGVLCARRTAGPESAPL; via the coding sequence ATGGCAGGCAACGCCGGTTCTGAAATCGTCGACAGGATATCTCCGCTTCCGCGCCAGGGTGGCGCGGCCGGCGGCTGGGGAGCGGTGCTGGCGCTGACGCTGTGCGTGTCGACGCTGATCGCTTCGGAATTCATGCCGGTCAGCATCCTGACGCCGATCGCGTCCGACCTCCACCTGACCGAGGGAGCGGCGGGACAGGCGATTTCCGTATCGGGGCTTTTCGCCGTCCTGGCAAGCCTCACCATTTCCTCGCTGACGGCCGGGATCGATCGCCGCGCCGTGCTGCTGGGCCTGACGGTGCTGATGCTGCTGTCCGGCCTGCTGGTGACGTTCGCTCCCGGCTTCGCGGTCCTGATGGCCGGACGCGCCCTGCTTGGCATCGCGATCGGTGGCTTCTGGTCGATGTCGGCGGCGACGGTCATGCGGCTGGTTCCCAGGGATCAGGTACCCGGCGCGCTGGCGATGCTGAACGGGGGCAATGCGCTCGCCACGACGTTCGCCGCTCCGCTCGGAAGCTTCCTCGGCCAGTTCATCGGCTGGCGCGGCGCCTTCTCCGTGGTGATCCCGCTCGCCGCGGTTACCTTCGCGTGGCAGTGGCTGACCCTTCCGGCGATGCCGTCCGAACGCTCGAGCCGCGGCACGGGCGCGCTGGGCGTGCTGCGCCGGCCCCGGGCCAGGAGCGGCATGGCCGCGGTGGCGCTGCTCTTCATGGGCCAGTTCGCCCTGTTCACCTATATCCGCCCGTTCCTGGAGAGCGTCACGCAGGTGAGCGTGCCGGTCCTCTCGCTGATCCTGCTGGCCATGGGTGGGGCGGGCCTGGTCGGTACCTGGCTGATCGGCCGTATCGTCGCCAGGAGTCTTTCCGCGACGCTGGTCCTCGCCCCGCTCGCCATGGCGGCGATCGCGCTGGGCCTCGTCGCCATGGGTGCGATGCCGGTGCCGACCGCGGTTCTCCTCGCGGCCTGGGGCCTGATCGGAACCGCGCTGCCTGTCGCGTGGTGGACGTGGCTGAGCCGGACCCTGCCGGAAGATGCCGAGGCGGGCGGCGGCCTGATGGTCGCCGTGATCCAGCTCGCGATCACGCTCGGTGCTGCGGGCGGCGGGTTCCTGTTCGACGCGGCCGGCCACCGCGCGGCTTTCGCCGCAGCCGCGGCATTGCTCGGAGCCTCGGCCCTCCTCGGCGTCCTCTGCGCACGCCGGACGGCCGGCCCGGAAAGCGCGCCTCTTTGA
- a CDS encoding class I adenylate-forming enzyme family protein yields MTAAPPTIVPAPVRGEVFEPMPALVRRHAVARAGHPAIRDGGRTVAWGELGRRVDRVAAALAAAGLRTGGRVACLSENSADFVALYLGTLAAGGCMVPLPTSATPRTLGGMLADSGGRFLFASARYRPAAEEIAGGVPVRVGLDFADGAWMGLEDWLGAAADPQDVEPGPDDAFDIIYSSGTTSVPKGILHDHRFRSRQNRQRVAAYGLGGDAVTLVATPLYSNTTLVALLPTLAGGGTVVLMRKFDARGYLEVAECERATHTMLVPVQYERILALPDFDRFDLSSFRAKMSTSAPLRAPVLRAILERWPGRMLDGYGMTEGGVSTVLDASAFPGKLDSVGRPAGGADIRIIDERGRELPRGGTGEIVGRSSTMMSGYHGAPAATREAVWFSPEGEAFIRSGDLGRFDEDGFLYLLDRRKDMILSGGFNIYASDLEQVLLSHDAVAEAAVVAAPSPDWGETPLGFVVLKPGRTVDAADLLAWANGRLGRTHRLSGLELRESLPRSEIGKVLKRELRAPYWQGERGA; encoded by the coding sequence ATGACCGCCGCTCCCCCGACCATCGTCCCCGCCCCAGTGCGGGGCGAGGTGTTCGAACCGATGCCGGCACTGGTGCGCCGCCACGCCGTTGCCCGCGCCGGCCATCCCGCGATCCGCGACGGCGGACGGACGGTCGCCTGGGGAGAGCTGGGCCGCCGGGTCGACCGCGTCGCGGCGGCCCTCGCGGCAGCCGGGCTCCGCACCGGCGGCCGGGTCGCCTGCCTGTCGGAGAACTCGGCCGACTTCGTGGCCCTCTATCTCGGCACGCTGGCCGCCGGCGGCTGCATGGTGCCGCTGCCGACCTCCGCCACCCCCCGGACGCTCGGCGGGATGCTGGCGGACAGCGGGGGGCGCTTCCTGTTCGCCTCCGCGCGGTACCGGCCAGCGGCGGAGGAGATCGCGGGCGGCGTTCCCGTCCGGGTCGGCCTGGACTTCGCGGACGGGGCCTGGATGGGGCTGGAGGACTGGCTCGGCGCGGCGGCGGACCCGCAGGATGTCGAGCCGGGGCCGGACGACGCGTTCGACATCATCTACAGCTCCGGCACGACCAGCGTGCCCAAGGGCATCCTGCACGACCACCGCTTCCGCTCGCGCCAGAACCGCCAGCGGGTCGCGGCCTACGGCCTGGGCGGGGACGCGGTCACGCTGGTCGCGACGCCGCTCTACTCCAACACCACGCTGGTGGCGCTGCTGCCGACCCTGGCGGGCGGCGGGACGGTCGTGCTGATGCGGAAGTTCGACGCGCGCGGCTACCTGGAGGTGGCGGAGTGCGAGCGCGCCACCCACACCATGCTGGTCCCCGTCCAGTACGAGCGCATCCTGGCATTGCCCGACTTCGACAGGTTCGACCTGTCCTCGTTCCGCGCCAAGATGTCGACCAGCGCGCCGCTGCGGGCTCCCGTGCTGCGCGCGATCCTGGAGCGCTGGCCCGGCAGGATGCTGGACGGCTACGGCATGACCGAGGGCGGCGTCAGCACCGTGCTGGATGCGTCGGCCTTTCCCGGCAAGCTGGACTCCGTGGGAAGGCCGGCCGGCGGCGCCGACATCCGCATCATCGACGAGCGGGGCCGCGAACTGCCGCGCGGCGGAACCGGGGAGATCGTCGGCCGGTCCTCCACCATGATGAGCGGCTACCACGGCGCGCCGGCCGCGACCCGCGAGGCCGTCTGGTTCAGCCCGGAGGGCGAGGCCTTCATCCGCTCCGGCGACCTCGGCCGGTTCGACGAGGACGGATTCCTCTATCTGCTGGACCGGCGCAAGGACATGATCCTGTCCGGCGGCTTCAACATCTACGCCAGCGACCTGGAGCAGGTGCTGCTGTCCCACGACGCGGTGGCGGAGGCGGCGGTCGTCGCGGCGCCCAGCCCGGACTGGGGGGAGACCCCGCTGGGCTTCGTGGTGCTGAAGCCCGGCCGGACCGTCGATGCGGCGGACCTGCTGGCCTGGGCCAACGGGCGGCTGGGCCGGACGCACCGGCTGTCCGGGCTGGAGTTGCGGGAGTCGCTGCCGCGCAGCGAGATCGGCAAGGTGCTGAAGCGCGAGCTGCGGGCGCCCTATTGGCAGGGAGAACGGGGAGCATGA
- a CDS encoding oxepin-CoA hydrolase, alternative type, translating to MTELLEEQRGRVLVLTISDPATRNALGPDVYAKGSEALRRAAWDPGIGAVVLTGAGDAFCSGGNLNRLAGLRDGPPGQAAGQAEAGIDLLHGWIRLLRACPKPVIAAVEGVAAGAGFSVALACDMIVAAKDARFVLAYVKVGLSPDGGATAFLARSLPRQTVAEIAMEGGTVEAERLHRLGVVNALCEPGTVLEAAVGRARRLAEGPSAAITSIKRLVDAAQDGDLDSQLDRERRAFVRNLLHADAGEGIAAFLEKRPAHFHP from the coding sequence ATGACGGAACTGCTTGAAGAGCAGCGGGGGCGGGTGCTGGTCCTGACCATCAGCGATCCGGCGACACGGAACGCGCTGGGGCCCGACGTCTATGCCAAGGGCAGCGAGGCGCTGCGCCGGGCCGCCTGGGACCCCGGCATCGGCGCGGTCGTGCTGACCGGCGCGGGCGACGCCTTCTGCAGCGGCGGCAACCTGAACCGCCTCGCCGGACTGCGCGACGGGCCGCCCGGGCAGGCGGCCGGACAGGCCGAGGCGGGGATCGACCTGCTGCACGGCTGGATACGGCTGCTGCGCGCGTGCCCAAAGCCGGTGATCGCCGCGGTCGAGGGGGTGGCCGCCGGGGCCGGCTTCTCGGTGGCGCTGGCCTGCGACATGATCGTGGCGGCCAAGGACGCCCGTTTCGTGCTGGCCTATGTCAAGGTCGGCCTCAGCCCCGACGGCGGCGCCACCGCGTTCCTGGCCCGGTCGCTGCCGCGCCAGACGGTGGCCGAGATCGCGATGGAGGGCGGCACGGTCGAGGCGGAACGCCTGCACCGGCTGGGCGTGGTCAACGCCCTGTGCGAACCCGGCACGGTGCTGGAAGCGGCGGTCGGCCGCGCCCGGCGGCTGGCCGAGGGTCCGTCCGCGGCCATCACCTCGATCAAGCGCCTGGTCGACGCGGCGCAGGACGGCGATCTCGACTCCCAGCTCGACCGCGAGCGCCGGGCTTTCGTCCGCAACCTACTCCATGCCGACGCCGGGGAGGGCATCGCCGCCTTCCTGGAAAAGCGTCCCGCCCATTTCCACCCTTGA
- a CDS encoding (R)-mandelonitrile lyase: MEISRSGSRSPRPGPAEYFTGTATITPLFDPVGPSQVGAALVRFEPGARTAWHTHPLGQRLIVTSGTGWTQVEGGPVREIREGDVVWFPPGVRHWHGAARATAMAHIAIQESKDGSPVRWAEHVSEAEYPAGIRGD; encoded by the coding sequence ATGGAAATCAGCCGCAGCGGATCCCGGAGCCCGCGACCTGGGCCGGCGGAATACTTCACGGGCACGGCCACGATCACCCCGCTGTTCGATCCCGTCGGGCCGTCGCAGGTCGGGGCGGCGTTGGTGAGGTTCGAGCCCGGAGCGCGTACGGCCTGGCACACGCACCCCCTCGGCCAACGCCTGATCGTCACCTCCGGCACCGGCTGGACCCAGGTGGAAGGTGGCCCCGTCCGGGAAATCCGGGAAGGCGACGTCGTCTGGTTTCCGCCCGGCGTCCGCCACTGGCACGGGGCGGCGCGGGCGACGGCCATGGCCCACATCGCCATCCAGGAATCGAAGGATGGCAGCCCCGTCCGGTGGGCGGAGCATGTCTCGGAGGCCGAGTACCCCGCCGGCATCCGCGGCGACTAA
- a CDS encoding ABC transporter permease, translating into MRRLGDLPLMVYGVLVLLFLFLPIAIVVPMSFSAASSLTFPPTEFSLRWYQSFFQDPRWIEAMRVSLLVAFMSSLLALALGSVAAYGLVRGTFAGRRLIDANFMAPMIVPPVITAVALYIVFARVGLLGTLPGLVIGHMLLGVPYVVLIMSVAIRSFDVRIEQVAFSLGASWFTMFRRVLLPNLMPSAFAAWIFAFITSFDEVIVTLFVAGAYQTVPKKMFNELVLQINPTITAIATLLIAFSVCLFVVFALLMRRAGLLGRR; encoded by the coding sequence ATGAGGCGGCTCGGCGACCTGCCCCTGATGGTCTACGGCGTGCTGGTGCTGCTGTTCCTGTTCCTGCCGATCGCCATCGTGGTGCCGATGTCGTTCTCGGCGGCCAGCTCGCTGACGTTCCCGCCGACCGAGTTCTCGCTGCGCTGGTACCAGTCCTTCTTCCAGGACCCGCGCTGGATCGAGGCGATGCGCGTGTCGCTGCTGGTCGCGTTCATGTCGAGCCTTCTGGCGCTGGCGCTGGGCAGCGTCGCGGCCTATGGGCTGGTGCGCGGGACCTTCGCCGGGCGCCGGCTGATCGACGCCAACTTCATGGCGCCCATGATCGTGCCGCCGGTGATCACGGCGGTGGCGCTCTACATCGTGTTCGCCCGGGTCGGGCTGCTCGGCACGCTGCCCGGGCTGGTGATCGGCCATATGCTGCTGGGCGTGCCCTACGTGGTGCTGATCATGTCGGTGGCGATCCGGTCGTTCGACGTGCGGATCGAGCAGGTGGCCTTCAGCCTGGGCGCCTCGTGGTTCACCATGTTCCGCCGGGTGCTGCTGCCCAACCTGATGCCGAGCGCCTTCGCCGCCTGGATCTTCGCCTTCATCACCAGCTTCGACGAGGTGATCGTCACCCTGTTCGTGGCGGGCGCCTACCAGACGGTCCCGAAGAAGATGTTCAACGAGCTGGTATTGCAGATCAACCCGACCATCACCGCCATCGCGACCCTGCTGATCGCGTTCAGCGTCTGCCTGTTCGTCGTCTTCGCCCTGCTGATGCGCCGGGCCGGCCTGCTCGGGCGCCGGTGA
- a CDS encoding YciI family protein, with protein MRVMVLVKATEDSEAGTLPSTELLEAMGRFNEELTKAGIMQAGEGLKPSSQGKRVAFDGAGRTVIDGPFAATRELVAGFWLWEVKDMAEAVEWVKRCPNPMPGPSEIEIRPLYEMADFQ; from the coding sequence ATGCGCGTGATGGTACTGGTGAAGGCGACCGAGGACAGCGAGGCGGGCACCCTGCCCTCGACCGAGCTGCTGGAGGCCATGGGCAGGTTCAACGAGGAGCTGACCAAGGCCGGGATCATGCAGGCCGGCGAGGGCCTGAAGCCGTCGTCGCAGGGCAAGCGCGTGGCCTTCGACGGCGCCGGCCGCACCGTCATCGACGGCCCCTTCGCCGCGACCCGCGAGCTGGTCGCCGGCTTCTGGCTGTGGGAGGTCAAGGACATGGCCGAGGCGGTCGAGTGGGTGAAACGCTGCCCCAACCCGATGCCCGGCCCGAGCGAGATCGAGATCCGGCCGCTCTACGAGATGGCCGACTTCCAGTAG
- a CDS encoding extracellular solute-binding protein: protein MINPAKTPATIIARAALFAGSLVAATSLGTVAHAQLNEIRMMEAGGASGESIEEGYLKPFTEKTGIKVVRESPWSLGKLRGMVETGVITNAIVELDSLAVEQAKALNLLEPLDWQAIDPMPIFDEARQEKAIGYQYYSTLMAWRADAKPVSSWAEFWDVENFPGKRALPNYPTYTLPIALLADGVKPEDLYPLDLDRAFESLEKIKGHVSVWWDAGAQPPQLLKDNEVQYAVAWSGRVAGQEGIGYTFKNALLDLAFFTVPRGASAEQKAAAFKIMHEMTVPENQAAAAKVISYTGNSPDLEPLLPQDRLDEFPTTQANKQVQILPEPKWWFENADLVEERWQEFKLGL, encoded by the coding sequence ATGATAAATCCAGCGAAGACTCCAGCAACGATCATTGCCAGGGCAGCCCTTTTCGCCGGATCGCTCGTCGCGGCGACTTCGCTGGGCACCGTGGCGCATGCCCAGCTCAACGAGATCCGGATGATGGAGGCCGGCGGCGCGTCCGGCGAGTCGATCGAGGAGGGCTACCTCAAGCCCTTCACGGAGAAGACCGGCATCAAGGTCGTCCGGGAAAGCCCGTGGTCGCTCGGCAAGCTTCGGGGTATGGTGGAGACCGGCGTCATCACCAACGCCATCGTCGAGCTGGACAGCCTCGCGGTCGAGCAGGCCAAGGCGCTGAACCTGCTGGAGCCGCTGGACTGGCAGGCGATCGACCCCATGCCGATCTTCGACGAGGCGCGGCAGGAAAAGGCGATCGGCTACCAGTACTACTCGACGCTGATGGCCTGGCGGGCCGACGCCAAGCCGGTATCGAGCTGGGCCGAGTTCTGGGACGTGGAGAACTTCCCCGGCAAGCGCGCGCTGCCCAACTATCCCACATACACCCTGCCCATCGCGCTGCTGGCCGACGGCGTGAAGCCGGAGGACCTCTATCCGCTCGACCTGGACCGCGCCTTCGAAAGCCTGGAGAAGATCAAGGGCCATGTCTCGGTCTGGTGGGACGCCGGCGCGCAGCCGCCGCAGCTGCTGAAGGACAACGAAGTCCAGTACGCGGTCGCCTGGTCCGGCCGGGTCGCCGGGCAGGAGGGGATCGGCTACACCTTCAAGAACGCCCTGCTCGACCTCGCCTTCTTCACCGTGCCCCGGGGCGCCAGCGCGGAGCAGAAGGCCGCCGCCTTCAAGATCATGCACGAAATGACGGTGCCGGAGAACCAGGCCGCCGCCGCCAAGGTGATCTCCTACACGGGCAACAGCCCGGACCTGGAACCGCTGCTGCCCCAGGACAGGCTGGACGAGTTCCCGACCACCCAGGCCAACAAGCAAGTGCAGATCCTGCCGGAGCCGAAATGGTGGTTCGAGAACGCCGACCTGGTCGAGGAACGCTGGCAGGAATTCAAGCTGGGCCTGTGA